A region from the Agarivorans sp. Alg241-V36 genome encodes:
- a CDS encoding potassium channel family protein, with product MLISYFSLMLVGEHDLINSETFLYWMVVTASTVGYGDFGPSTPLGRLIVSVWVIPIGISIFAIVVAKAGFIINDIYTKGARGHRMLKLSNHTVIIGWNGNRTLRLIELLKASTNGSSDSILLCVDSKIENPLPGHIEFAQVDSYSHADTMARTNLAQASRIIIDTDQDDVTLTSALYCAKLNPSCHKTAYLQDQTVAELLRSHCPKVEVIPSVTVEMLARSAMDPGSAQVHQQLLDTTHGMTQYSVQYSGTTSIEFAAVFHHFKENLQATIIGFKAAGDSRLQLNPSLDTQLHQADSLYYIAERRLSDAECFNFQNG from the coding sequence GTGCTGATTTCCTACTTTAGCTTAATGCTGGTTGGTGAGCATGACCTCATCAATAGTGAAACCTTTCTTTACTGGATGGTCGTTACTGCTTCTACGGTGGGTTACGGCGATTTTGGTCCCTCTACACCTTTAGGTCGACTAATAGTTAGTGTTTGGGTAATACCCATTGGCATTAGTATTTTTGCAATAGTGGTGGCCAAAGCTGGATTTATTATCAACGATATCTATACCAAAGGAGCGCGAGGCCATCGCATGCTGAAACTATCAAATCATACCGTTATTATTGGCTGGAATGGCAATAGAACACTGCGTTTAATTGAGTTACTAAAGGCTTCTACTAATGGCTCTTCTGACTCAATTTTACTGTGTGTAGATAGCAAAATTGAAAACCCATTACCGGGGCATATAGAGTTTGCTCAGGTTGATTCATATTCTCATGCAGATACCATGGCGCGAACCAATTTGGCGCAAGCTAGTCGAATTATTATCGATACCGACCAAGATGATGTCACGCTAACGTCTGCATTGTACTGCGCTAAGCTCAACCCCAGTTGCCACAAAACCGCCTATCTGCAAGACCAAACCGTCGCTGAACTATTGCGCAGCCATTGCCCTAAGGTAGAAGTCATTCCCTCGGTAACGGTTGAAATGCTAGCTCGCTCGGCAATGGATCCAGGCTCTGCACAAGTCCATCAGCAGCTACTAGATACCACTCATGGTATGACTCAATATTCGGTGCAGTATTCTGGCACTACATCGATTGAGTTTGCTGCAGTATTTCATCATTTTAAAGAGAATTTACAAGCCACTATCATCGGCTTTAAAGCTGCCGGAGATAGCCGCTTGCAGTTAAATCCAAGTTTAGATACCCAACTACATCAGGCCGACTCGTTGTATTACATTGCAGAGCGGCGTCTATCTGACGCTGAGTGTTTTAACTTTCAAAATGGATAA